From Pongo pygmaeus isolate AG05252 chromosome 22, NHGRI_mPonPyg2-v2.0_pri, whole genome shotgun sequence, one genomic window encodes:
- the GABPA gene encoding GA-binding protein alpha chain isoform X1, whose translation MTKREAEELIEIEIDGTEKAECTEESIVEQTYAPAECVSQAIDINEPIGNLKKLLEPRLQCSLDAHEICLQDIQLDPERSLFDQGVKTDGTVQLSVQVISYQGIEPKLNILEIVKPADTVEVVIDPDAHHAESEAHLVEEAQVITLDGTKHITTISDETSEQVTRWAAALEGYRKEQERLGIPYDPIQWSTDQVLHWVVWVMKEFSMTDIDLTTLNISGRELCSLNQEDFFQRVPRGEILWSHLELLRKYVLASQEQQMNEIVTIDQPVQIIPASVQSATPTTIKVINSSAKAAKVQRAPRISGEDRSSPGNRTGNNGQIQLWQFLLELLTDKDARDCISWVGDEGEFKLNQPELVAQKWGQRKNKPTMNYEKLSRALRYYYDGDMICKVQGKRFVYKFVCDLKTLIGYSAAELNRLVTECEQKKLAKMQLHGIAQPVTAVALATASLQTEKDN comes from the exons atgactaaaagagaagcagaggagCTGATAGAAATTGAGATTGATGGAACAGAGAAAGCAGAGTGCACAGAAGAAAG CATTGTAGAACAAACCTACGCACCAGCTGAATGTGTAAGCCAGGCCATAGACATCAATGAACCAATAGGCAATTTAAAGAAACTGCTAGAACCAAGACTACAGTGTTCTTTGGATGCTCATGAAATTTGTCTGCAAGATatccag CTGGATCCAGAACGAAGTTTATTTGACCAAGGAGTAAAAACAGATGGAACTGTACAGCTTAGTGTACAGGTAATTTCTTACCAAG GAATTGAACCAAAGTTAAACATCCTTGAAATTGTTAAACCTGCGGACACTGTTGAGGTTGTTATTGATCCAGACGCCCACCATGCTGAATCAGAAGCACATCTTGTTGAAGAAGCTCAAGTGATAACTCTTGATGGCACAAAACACATCACAACCATTTCAGATGAAACTTCCGAACAAGTGACAAGATGGGCTGCTGCACTGGAAGGCTATAGGAAAGAACAAGAACGCCTTGGGATACCCTATG atcCCATACAGTGGTCCACAGACCAAGTCCTGCATTGGGTGGTTTGGGTAATGAAGGAATTCAGCATGACCGATATAGACCTCACCACACTCAACATTTCGGGGAGAGAATTATGTAGTCTCAACCAAGAAGATTTTTTTCAGCGGGTTCCTCGGGGAGAAATTCTCTGGAGTCATCTGGAACTTCTccgaaaat atgtaTTGGCAAGTCAAgaacaacagatgaatgaaatAGTTACAATTGATCAAC CTGTGCAAATTATTCCAGCATCAGTGCAATCTGCTACACCTACTACCATTAAAGTTATAAATAGTAGTGCGAAGGCAGCCAAAGTACAAAGAGCGCCGAGGATTTCAGGAGAAGATAGAAGCTCACCTGGGAACAGAAcag GAAACAATGGCCAAATCCAACTATGGCAGTTTTTGCTAGAACTTCTTACTGATAAGGACGCTCGAGACTGTATTTCTTGGGTTGGTGATGAAGGTGAATTTAAGCTAAATCAGCCTGAACTGGTTGCACAGAAATGGGGACAGCGTAAAAATAAGCCTACGATGAACTATGAGAAACTCAGTCGTGCATTAAG atATTATTATGATGGGGACATGATTTGTAAAGTTCAAGGCAAGAGATTTGTGTACAAGTTTGTCTGTGACTTGAAGACTCTTATTGGATACAGTGCAGCAGAGTTGAATCGTTTGGTCACAGAATGTGAACAGAAGAAACTTGCAAAGATGCAGCTCCATGGAATTGCCCAGCCAGTCACAGCAGTAGCTCTGGCTACTGCCTCTCTGCAAACGGAAAAGGATAATTGA
- the GABPA gene encoding GA-binding protein alpha chain isoform X2: MTKREAEELIEIEIDGTEKAECTEESIVEQTYAPAECVSQAIDINEPIGNLKKLLEPRLQCSLDAHEICLQDIQLDPERSLFDQGVKTDGTVQLSVQVISYQGIEPKLNILEIVKPADTVEVVIDPDAHHAESEAHLVEEAQVITLDGTKHITTISDETSEQVTRWAAALEGYRKEQERLGIPYDVLASQEQQMNEIVTIDQPVQIIPASVQSATPTTIKVINSSAKAAKVQRAPRISGEDRSSPGNRTGNNGQIQLWQFLLELLTDKDARDCISWVGDEGEFKLNQPELVAQKWGQRKNKPTMNYEKLSRALRYYYDGDMICKVQGKRFVYKFVCDLKTLIGYSAAELNRLVTECEQKKLAKMQLHGIAQPVTAVALATASLQTEKDN, encoded by the exons atgactaaaagagaagcagaggagCTGATAGAAATTGAGATTGATGGAACAGAGAAAGCAGAGTGCACAGAAGAAAG CATTGTAGAACAAACCTACGCACCAGCTGAATGTGTAAGCCAGGCCATAGACATCAATGAACCAATAGGCAATTTAAAGAAACTGCTAGAACCAAGACTACAGTGTTCTTTGGATGCTCATGAAATTTGTCTGCAAGATatccag CTGGATCCAGAACGAAGTTTATTTGACCAAGGAGTAAAAACAGATGGAACTGTACAGCTTAGTGTACAGGTAATTTCTTACCAAG GAATTGAACCAAAGTTAAACATCCTTGAAATTGTTAAACCTGCGGACACTGTTGAGGTTGTTATTGATCCAGACGCCCACCATGCTGAATCAGAAGCACATCTTGTTGAAGAAGCTCAAGTGATAACTCTTGATGGCACAAAACACATCACAACCATTTCAGATGAAACTTCCGAACAAGTGACAAGATGGGCTGCTGCACTGGAAGGCTATAGGAAAGAACAAGAACGCCTTGGGATACCCTATG atgtaTTGGCAAGTCAAgaacaacagatgaatgaaatAGTTACAATTGATCAAC CTGTGCAAATTATTCCAGCATCAGTGCAATCTGCTACACCTACTACCATTAAAGTTATAAATAGTAGTGCGAAGGCAGCCAAAGTACAAAGAGCGCCGAGGATTTCAGGAGAAGATAGAAGCTCACCTGGGAACAGAAcag GAAACAATGGCCAAATCCAACTATGGCAGTTTTTGCTAGAACTTCTTACTGATAAGGACGCTCGAGACTGTATTTCTTGGGTTGGTGATGAAGGTGAATTTAAGCTAAATCAGCCTGAACTGGTTGCACAGAAATGGGGACAGCGTAAAAATAAGCCTACGATGAACTATGAGAAACTCAGTCGTGCATTAAG atATTATTATGATGGGGACATGATTTGTAAAGTTCAAGGCAAGAGATTTGTGTACAAGTTTGTCTGTGACTTGAAGACTCTTATTGGATACAGTGCAGCAGAGTTGAATCGTTTGGTCACAGAATGTGAACAGAAGAAACTTGCAAAGATGCAGCTCCATGGAATTGCCCAGCCAGTCACAGCAGTAGCTCTGGCTACTGCCTCTCTGCAAACGGAAAAGGATAATTGA